The following DNA comes from Kitasatospora sp. NBC_01287.
CCCCAGGTGGTGCTGAGCGCGTCGACCAGCTGGAGGCCGCGTCCGTCCTCGGCGCAGTCGTCGGCCGACCGTGGGCGGGGCATGGCGGGGGACTCGTCGAAGACCTCGATCAGCAGTTGGCCCGCCGTGACCCGAACGACCAGCAGGATGACGTCAGTGCCGATGGACGCGGCGACGGCGTTGGCGACGAGTTCGGTGAGGATCAGCTCGGCGTTGTCGCGAGCGGTATCAGTCAGCTGGGTGGCGAAGTGCCGCTTCAGTCGGTCACGGGCGGTTCGACCGGCTTCGTTCGTTACCGGCAACACGCAGCGAAGGACACCGACGCTCGGGTCCGGCGATGGAATCAGGGAGAGGTCGGGGACACTGCCCAGACCCCAGATGGTTCGGGGCGACGACATGGCTACACCTCCTCTATGGAAAGGGGGTTGTGCGGTGCCTGACCTGGCTGCCGACTCATCCGACGGGGACAGGAAGCGGGGGCGTCACATTCCGTCCCCCAGGCGTCGCTGACAGCAGTAGGGTGCTCCGAAGGCGGTGGTTGGCGCACATCGCAGGCCGGATATCACGGCTGTGATATCCGGATCGCCGCCACGATGAGCGCTGTTGGCCAGACTTTGCTGAGCGGATGGGGACGGCCTTGGCAGAAGAACGGTGCGGCAGGTGCGGGTGCCGGCTCAGCCGCTACAACACCGCTGGTTCCCTGTGCGGACCGTGCGCGCGCGCAGTCGCGATGCCTCCGCCTGTTCGACTGGAGGTCCCTGCCCGGGTCTGGCTGGACCCGGCGGTGCGGAACTCCATCGCACGCTGGGACTTCGGTCAACTCAGCAAGTCTGTAAGGGATTCTGCCTCCCTACGGCAGGAGGACGTGGCCGCGCTCACCGGGCTCAGTCAGGGCTACCTGTCGATGCTGGAGGCCGGCAGCCGCCGCCTGACCAACATCGACAAGGCGCTCGACTTCCTCGTCGGCCTCGGAGTTCCGGCGGACCTGATCAGACTTCCCCGTCGGCTCGCGACGACTCCCCAGCCCCCGCCGGTCCCGAGCCAGGACACCGGCGAATCGGGCAACGCGGTCGTCCTGGACCCCGGCTTGCCCTGGACCGCGGGTCGTATGGTGACCGCACTGCACAACGCGGTGTTAGGGGAGTCCATGGACCGCCGCCGATTTCTCACCCTGTCAGGTACGGCGCTGACCGTACACATCCACCACTGGGGCATCGCCGACCCGGAGCCGCTGCACCGGGCCGAGAACGGCGGCCGGATCACCGGGGAGCTGATCGCCCACCTCGGCGGAACCGTCGACCAGTTGCGGCACATGGATGCCAGCACCGGCAGCGGGAGCCTCGCGGATCTGGCCCGCGCCCATCTCTCCCTCCTCGAAGGCATGTTGCGGAACGCGAGCTACGACGAGGCGACCGGGCGCTCGCTCGCCGCCATCGCCGCCGACACCGCC
Coding sequences within:
- a CDS encoding ATP-binding protein; translated protein: MSSPRTIWGLGSVPDLSLIPSPDPSVGVLRCVLPVTNEAGRTARDRLKRHFATQLTDTARDNAELILTELVANAVAASIGTDVILLVVRVTAGQLLIEVFDESPAMPRPRSADDCAEDGRGLQLVDALSTTWGWHPSPGGKVVWALPKAGAA
- a CDS encoding helix-turn-helix domain-containing protein; the protein is MPPPVRLEVPARVWLDPAVRNSIARWDFGQLSKSVRDSASLRQEDVAALTGLSQGYLSMLEAGSRRLTNIDKALDFLVGLGVPADLIRLPRRLATTPQPPPVPSQDTGESGNAVVLDPGLPWTAGRMVTALHNAVLGESMDRRRFLTLSGTALTVHIHHWGIADPEPLHRAENGGRITGELIAHLGGTVDQLRHMDASTGSGSLADLARAHLSLLEGMLRNASYDEATGRSLAAIAADTATQLGWFHFDAGRHAAAQQALLGALRAAHASGDPRLGAGALSYLAIQSYSNGDPRDAVGAMQAAREKVKSVNSPSLKAMLLTRQARGHAKLGEREACLRALGAAAEFAAAGPSEEDPGWLYWINSGEIAGQAGSCHLDLGEPRGAAVKFEAAHASLNPADRRTRALFEARAASAHLRSGEREAGFAAVESVLELAVGVQSPRLHEHLGRTADDLRSFGGGANANALIERADLLLAQGS